The Ziziphus jujuba cultivar Dongzao chromosome 7, ASM3175591v1 genome includes a region encoding these proteins:
- the LOC112492571 gene encoding uncharacterized protein LOC112492571 yields MFARINIPNRVFGKISINSEESLGQRQRETEIREKEKLKSRGGGGMESVARPAEGKIGGGGGANGPYTRERCGHFQMPLHYPRYSRADYETMPEWKLDCLLNEYGLPITGDVHQKRKFAMGAFLWRY; encoded by the coding sequence ATGTTTGCTCGCATTAACATTCCAAACAGAGTCTTTGGAAAAATCTCTATAAATAGCGAGGAAAGCTTgggacagagacagagagaaacagagatcagggaaaaggaaaaattaaagagcagaggaggaggaggaatgGAGTCGGTTGCTAGGCCAGCAGAAGGCAAGATAGGAGGTGGAGGAGGGGCCAATGGGCCATATACAAGAGAGAGGTGCGGACACTTTCAGATGCCGCTGCACTATCCCAGGTACAGCCGAGCCGACTACGAGACCATGCCGGAGTGGAAGCTTGACTGTTTGCTTAACGAGTATGGACTTCCCATCACTGGTGATGTCCACCAGAAGAGGAAGTTTGCCATGGGAGCTTTCCTTTGGCGTTATTGA